In a single window of the Flavobacterium sp. W4I14 genome:
- a CDS encoding TonB-linked SusC/RagA family outer membrane protein (product_source=TIGR04056; cath_funfam=2.170.130.10,2.60.40.1120; cog=COG1629; pfam=PF00593,PF07715,PF13715; superfamily=49464,56935; tigrfam=TIGR04056), producing MNFFYLKRTRLSSMFQPLKVMRLTIALLLIFCVQVRASLYAQKINFSLKGASLKEIFQEIKKQSGYDFLYNNEMIGEAGTFNVTVKDMTIQQVMDKSLENLPLSYAIEQHTIVITKKAPPQKLDIKGSITDENGAAIPGASIVNESSKKAVSSDDMGRFSIVAFAGDKIKVRMVGYEDFSFTIGNQTTYTISLKPSTVGLNDVVIVGYGTQRKANVTGAISQIDAKVLEDRPITAVSTGLQGTITGLTTIGGSGQPGATHSALRIRGTGTTNNPNPFVLIDGVPGDMNWINPDDIESVTVLKDAASSSIYGSRAANGVILVTTKKGKFNQKATISYNGYYGFQTPTRLPKMLGSVDYMTLLGEAQINAGLPKSYTDAQIEVARNGSDPNYFANTNWTDALIKDYAPQQNHSINVQGGSSDFNYYFSYGRENQDGLIAGDQYKFAKNNARIKLSALKLLSLLDVDVNLGYLDRNQNQPAADTEGGGGAIYTAFTSSPLTPVRFTTGTWGYGGGSSNPLAIATDGGFNNFFSKEFTSNITGTLHLLKGLDIKSQYGLIASSQKRRTFNRRIDYFNPATNAIIYTTSPNNSLREVATTTTLQNFSMQADYTLNLDEHHIKLLGGYQQETYRFDAFTAAKTNLVSDDVPVLNIGSLNPTATGDAYQYALQSLFSRANYDYAGKYLIEFNMRYDGSSRYAPGKKWGVFPSVSAGWRFSEEGFIKDNSQSWFSDGKIRASYGSLGNQYGADGPAYSEWYPYIKVLTSVGTMPIGNILTTGFAQTILSNPLLRWEKATMLNVGVDLAFFNNRLTFTGDIFNKKTVDIQLKVPQPDVIGLTVPDQNAGAISNKGYELSLGWNDKIGNFKYGITGQFFDIKNTVTDLGGVPPTIGDRIRQVGQPLDAFYGYRTDGLAQEADFTKDAAGKYVPKFPIFAADAGKVAPGDLKYRDLNGDGLISADLDREVIGDAYPRYNYSFRVDAAYHNFDLSVFLQGVGMANGYITGVGLHAYNADAAFPQEVHMDRWTPQNTGGSYPRFVYKDTRNTGRLADYWLQDAAYLRVKNLQLGYTIPGNFLQKIHIDRLRVYASADNLFTDTNFFYAYDPESQATSGGLYPQVKTFIFGLSIKLK from the coding sequence ATGAATTTTTTTTATTTAAAAAGAACCAGGCTGAGTTCCATGTTTCAACCACTTAAAGTGATGCGATTAACGATTGCCCTATTATTAATCTTCTGCGTCCAGGTAAGAGCATCTCTTTATGCACAGAAGATAAACTTTTCGCTAAAAGGAGCTTCATTGAAAGAAATTTTTCAGGAAATCAAAAAACAGAGTGGATATGATTTTTTATACAACAACGAAATGATCGGTGAGGCCGGAACTTTCAATGTAACGGTAAAAGATATGACTATACAGCAGGTAATGGACAAAAGTCTTGAAAACCTGCCACTTAGCTATGCCATAGAACAGCACACCATTGTAATTACCAAAAAAGCACCACCGCAAAAGCTTGATATTAAGGGAAGTATAACGGATGAAAACGGAGCAGCAATACCTGGAGCAAGTATTGTGAACGAAAGTTCTAAAAAAGCAGTGTCGTCTGATGACATGGGACGATTTAGTATTGTAGCTTTTGCTGGCGATAAAATAAAGGTACGGATGGTAGGTTATGAAGATTTCAGCTTCACCATTGGAAATCAAACAACGTATACCATCAGTTTAAAACCGTCAACCGTTGGGCTGAATGATGTGGTTATAGTTGGTTATGGAACGCAGCGCAAAGCAAATGTTACAGGAGCCATATCGCAGATTGATGCCAAGGTTTTGGAAGACAGACCTATTACGGCAGTTTCCACAGGTTTACAAGGTACCATTACCGGGCTTACCACTATTGGCGGTAGCGGGCAACCAGGTGCTACACATTCGGCATTAAGGATAAGAGGAACAGGAACCACCAATAATCCAAATCCTTTTGTATTGATTGATGGTGTACCAGGTGATATGAACTGGATTAATCCTGATGATATAGAAAGCGTAACGGTACTTAAAGATGCAGCATCTTCATCAATATATGGCTCCAGGGCTGCAAACGGTGTAATTTTGGTTACCACTAAAAAAGGTAAGTTTAATCAGAAAGCCACTATTTCGTATAACGGTTATTATGGCTTTCAAACCCCAACGCGTTTGCCCAAAATGTTAGGTTCAGTTGATTATATGACACTGCTTGGCGAGGCACAGATAAATGCAGGCCTGCCAAAATCGTATACGGATGCACAGATTGAGGTAGCACGGAACGGTTCTGATCCTAATTATTTTGCCAACACCAACTGGACAGATGCATTGATTAAAGATTATGCTCCTCAACAGAACCATAGCATTAATGTGCAGGGAGGAAGCAGCGATTTTAATTATTATTTTTCTTACGGAAGAGAAAATCAGGATGGCCTAATCGCTGGAGATCAATATAAGTTTGCAAAAAACAATGCCAGGATAAAACTATCAGCTTTAAAGCTACTTTCCCTATTGGATGTTGATGTGAATTTGGGCTATCTAGATCGTAACCAAAACCAGCCTGCTGCCGATACTGAAGGTGGAGGAGGTGCTATTTATACGGCATTTACCAGTTCACCATTAACACCTGTACGGTTTACCACTGGTACCTGGGGTTATGGTGGGGGGTCTAGTAACCCATTAGCTATTGCAACAGATGGCGGTTTCAATAATTTTTTCTCTAAAGAATTTACCTCCAACATTACCGGGACCTTGCATCTACTAAAAGGTTTGGATATTAAATCGCAATATGGTTTAATTGCCAGTTCTCAAAAAAGAAGAACATTTAATCGGAGGATCGATTATTTCAATCCAGCTACCAATGCCATTATTTACACCACCAGTCCGAATAATTCGCTGAGAGAAGTTGCCACGACTACCACCTTGCAAAATTTCTCAATGCAGGCAGATTATACCCTTAATTTAGACGAACATCACATCAAACTGCTGGGCGGTTATCAGCAAGAAACTTACCGTTTTGATGCTTTTACTGCTGCTAAAACCAATTTGGTTAGCGACGATGTCCCTGTGCTGAATATTGGATCACTGAATCCAACGGCAACAGGTGATGCTTATCAATATGCTTTACAATCACTTTTTTCGAGGGCTAACTACGATTATGCCGGAAAGTACCTGATAGAGTTTAATATGCGCTATGATGGATCTTCGCGATATGCACCTGGGAAAAAATGGGGTGTGTTTCCTTCAGTTTCTGCAGGCTGGAGATTTAGCGAAGAAGGCTTTATAAAAGACAATAGCCAGTCCTGGTTTAGCGATGGTAAAATCCGCGCTTCTTATGGATCGTTGGGTAACCAGTATGGAGCAGATGGCCCAGCTTATTCTGAATGGTATCCATATATTAAAGTATTAACCAGTGTGGGTACCATGCCAATTGGTAATATCCTGACTACTGGTTTTGCCCAGACTATACTTTCCAATCCATTGTTAAGATGGGAAAAAGCCACGATGCTCAATGTGGGTGTGGATCTGGCCTTTTTTAATAACCGACTTACTTTTACCGGAGATATTTTTAATAAAAAGACGGTAGATATTCAACTTAAAGTGCCACAGCCTGATGTAATAGGCCTTACCGTTCCTGATCAGAATGCAGGTGCCATATCAAATAAAGGATATGAATTGAGCCTGGGTTGGAACGATAAAATCGGAAATTTTAAATATGGCATTACCGGACAGTTTTTTGATATCAAAAATACCGTTACCGATTTGGGTGGCGTTCCACCAACCATTGGCGATAGGATCCGTCAGGTAGGGCAACCGCTTGATGCTTTTTATGGTTACCGAACAGATGGATTAGCACAAGAGGCTGATTTTACAAAAGACGCAGCAGGAAAATACGTACCAAAGTTTCCCATCTTTGCTGCAGATGCGGGAAAAGTGGCACCTGGCGACCTTAAATACCGTGATTTGAATGGCGATGGTTTGATTAGTGCCGATTTAGACCGAGAGGTAATCGGGGATGCTTACCCTAGGTATAATTATTCTTTCAGGGTAGATGCTGCTTATCATAATTTTGATCTGAGTGTGTTTTTACAAGGTGTGGGCATGGCAAATGGCTACATTACCGGAGTGGGCTTACATGCTTATAATGCCGATGCTGCATTTCCTCAAGAAGTGCATATGGATAGGTGGACCCCGCAAAATACAGGAGGTTCATACCCGCGTTTCGTGTATAAAGATACCCGTAACACCGGAAGATTGGCCGATTATTGGTTACAGGATGCCGCTTATTTAAGGGTAAAAAACCTGCAGTTGGGTTATACCATTCCCGGAAATTTCTTGCAGAAGATCCACATAGACAGGCTAAGGGTTTACGCCTCGGCTGATAACTTGTTTACCGATACCAATTTCTTTTATGCTTACGATCCCGAATCGCAGGCAACCAGCGGCGGATTATACCCTCAAGTTAAAACGTTCATTTTCGGTCTATCGATTAAGTTAAAATAA